The proteins below come from a single Canis aureus isolate CA01 chromosome 14, VMU_Caureus_v.1.0, whole genome shotgun sequence genomic window:
- the TRIB1 gene encoding tribbles homolog 1, translated as MRVGPVRSAMSGASQPRGPALLLPAARGAPAKRLLDADDAAAVAAKCPRLSECSSPPDYLSPPGSPCSPQPPPAVPGAGGGCGSAPGPSRIADYLLLPLAEREHVSRALCIHTGRELRCKVFPIKHYQDKIRPYIQLPSHRNITGIVEVILGETKAYVFFEKDFGDMHSYVRSRKRLREEEAARLFKQIVSAVAHCHQSAIVLGDLKLRKFVFSTEERSQLRLESLEDTHIIKGEDDALSDKHGCPAYVSPEILNTTGTYSGKAADVWSLGVMLYTLLVGRYPFHDSDPSALFSKIRRGQFCIPDHISPKARCLIRSLLRREPSERLTAPEILLHPWFESVLEPGYVDSEMGTSDQIVPDYQEDSDISSFFC; from the exons ATGCGGGTCGGTCCCGTGCGCTCGGCCATGAGCGGCGCCTCGcagccccgcggcccggccctGCTGCTCCCGGCCGCCCGGGGCGCCCCGGCCAAACGCCTGCTGGACGCGGACGACGCGGCGGCCGTGGCGGCCAAGTGCCCGCGCCTCTCCGAGTGCTCGAGCCCCCCGGACTACCTCAGCCCCCCCGGCTCGCCCTGCAGCCCGCAGCCGCCGCCCGCCGTTCCGGGAGCCGGCGGCGGCTGCGGGAGCGCGCCGGGGCCCAGCCGCATCGCCGACTACCTGCTGCTGCCGCTGGCGGAGCGCGAGCATGTGTCCCGGGCGCTGTGCATCCACACCGGCCGCGAGCTGCGCTGCAAG GTGTTTCCTATTAAACACTACCAGGACAAAATCAGGCCTTACATCCAGCTGCCGTCACACAGGAACATCACTGGCATTGTGGAAGTGATCCTTGGGGAAACCAAGGCCTATGTCTTCTTTGAGAAGGACTTTGGGGACATGCACTCCTATGTGCGAAGCCGGAAGAGGCTGCGGGAAGAGGAGGCTGCCCGGCTCTTCAAGCAGATTGTTTCCGCCGTTGCCCACTGCCATCAGTCGGCCATCGTGCTCGGGGACCTGAAACTTAGGAAATTCGTCTTCTCCACGGAGGAGAG AAGCCAGCTCAGACTGGAAAGTCTAGAAGACACACACATAATCAAGGGGGAAGACGATGCTCTGTCAGACAAGCACGGCTGCCCGGCCTACGTGAGCCCTGAGATTCTGAACACCACTGGGACCTACTCCGGAAAGGCGGCAGACGTTTGGAGCCTAGGGGTGATGCTCTACACCCTTTTGGTGGGACGATACCCCTTCCATGACTCAGATCCCAGTGCCCTCTTCTCCAAAATCCGACGTGGACAGTTCTGCATTCCTGACCACATTTCCCCCAAAGCCAGGTGCCTCATTCGCAGCCTCCTGAGACGGGAGCCCTCCGAGAGACTCACTGCCCCAGAGATCTTACTCCATCCCTGGTTTGAGTCTGTCTTGGAACCTGGATACGTTGACTCAGAAATGGGAACTTCAGACCAGATTGTTCCAGACTACCAAGAGGACAGTGACATTAGTTCCTTCTTCTGCTAA